The DNA segment CTGAACGTTATGGTGTTGTTGAATTTGATAAAGACAATAGCGTAATTTCAATAGAGGAAAAACCGGAAAATCCTAAATCCTCTTTCGCTGTTCCCGGGTTATATTTTTATGACAATGATGTTGTAGAAATAGCCAAAAATATTAAGCCTTCACCTCGCGGTGAGTATGAAATTACTGATGTAAATAAGGAATATTTAGAAAGAGGCAAATTGAAAGTCGGAGTTTTAAGCCGGGGTACGGCGTGGTTGGATACAGGAACTTTTGCTTCATTGATGCAAGCTGGTCAATTTGTTCAGGTGATTGAAGAACGTCAGGGACTAAAAATCGGATGTATTGAGGAAATTGCTTATAGAATGGGATTCATATCTGCTGAGAAACTTAAAGAGATCGCTTTGCCATTAGTTAAAAGTGGTTATGGAAGCTATTTATTAAAACAGATTAAATAGGGGAATGTTGTACCTGATATTGGTTCCTCTTTTCTTTATTGTAATGATCTTATATTTTCGGATTGCGGATCATTACAATATCATTGACCATCCAAATGAAAGAAGTTCCCATACTGAAGTAACTATTCGGGGGGGCGGAGTTATTTTTCTGTTTGCTGCGTTAACAGGACTGGTTATACATGCTGATTTCTGGATGCTTATTCTTGGTTTGTTCATCATAGGTACGATAAGTTTTATTGATGACAGGATTACTTTATCTGGAAAAATCAGAATCCTGTTTCACCTGCTAGCTGTTACTTTATTGTTTCTTTTTCTGGGCACTTTTGATGAATTTTCCTGGTGGATATCTGTAGCACTTTATATTATAGTTATCGGAATCATTAATGCATATAATTTTATGGATGGCATTAATGGAATTACAGGTCTTTATAGCCTTGTAGTCCTGGGGGGCATTCAATATGTTAATTATTACGTTATCAAATTTATTGAGCCCGATATGATCTGGTTGCCTATGCTGGCTGCTATCGTTTTTCTCTTTTTCAATTTTAGAAAAAGAGCGAAATGCTTTGCTGGAGATGTTGGAAGCGTTACAGTCGCTTTTTGGATTATTTTTCTGCTACTAAAATTAATCATCATTTCAGGAAATTATTTGTATATCTTATTCCTGGGCGTTTATGGGGTTGACACGGTGCTAACGATTATTCATCGGTTAGGGTTAAAACAAAATATTTTTGATGCGCATCGCCTACATTTCTACCAAATTCTGGCTAACGAACAAAAATGGTCACACTTGCTGGTGTCCACCATGTACGCTTCAATACAATTAGGCATTATTGTTGCTATTATATTTTTACCTCTCAATTTTGTATCGATGTTTTTGGTGATCATATTGCCCCTGGTTGGAGCGTATGTAATAATTAAACCTCGTATAATGACTAAGAAATAACAAATTATGGTGAAAAATTACTCGATGTATTTAGTGGGAGTCCTTAATGAGAACAACCGATTTTTTAAAAAAGATGTTCTTCATTCTGGAATTAGGATGAAGAAATTACAAGTCTTTTAATATACCAACAAATAGGGATTAATTTTTGGTTTAATTATTGTTAATTTTGACATTACTAAAAACAAGCTATGTTTGCTAGATTAGAAATAGTTTCCCGGTGGATTATATTCACGATCGATGTGTGTCTCTGTATAGTTGCATTGGTCTTGGCTAAAGTCTTAAAGAATAATTTTATTATAGCTAATATAGATCCCCTAACACTATATAAGTCTATAGTAATTTCCGTTGTGATAAATGCTTTGGTGTTTTACAATGTGAAAACTTTTGCCGGTATTGTCCGTTACACCAGTGCTCAGGATTCTTTCCGTATTTTATTCTCAGTTGTTCTAAGCTGCTTGGTTTTATTTTTCACCAATGCATTGTTTATTATCTCAGGAGCAGGCGCTTTTGTCAGCAATGTTTCCATTATTATTTATTCTCTTATTAGTTTTTTATTCCTGATTACTTATAGAATAGTGGTCAAGTACTTTTTTATGTACTTAAAGAATTCCAAATTAGACAAATTGAGGGTGATCATCTATGGTGCGGGAGAAGCCGGGGTCGCAACAAAACGGACTTTTGACCACGATGCTAAGGTGAACAAGACCATTATTGCATTTGTTGATGATGACTTACGAAAGGTTGGTAAGACGATTGATGGAGTTAAGATATTAGATGCCGCGCAGTTAGAAACCTTGATTATACAGCACGAGGTGGAAGAAATTATCTTTGCTTCCTATACTATCCCTTCAGACCGCAAGAATCAGGTGGTTGATGTGTGTCTGGAAAACGATGTGAAAATTCTGAACATCCCATCGCCAGAGGTATGGGCACGTGGCCAAGTAACCACTGCACAAATTCAGAATCTTAATATTGAGGATCTTTTAAACAGAAAAACTATCCAGATTGACATTAATGGGATTCAGGAACAACTGAAAGACAAAAGAATCTTAATCACCGGAGCTGCCGGTTCAATCGGAAGTGAAATTGTAAGGCAACTTTTAAAATTTGAGACAGGCCTGATTATATTATGTGATCAAAGTGAAACTGCGTTGCATAACATCTATCTGGAATTAGAAGAAACTCATGTAAACACTAATTTTCATGCTTTCATAGGTGATGTAAAAGACGAAAAAAGGATGGAGTTTTTATTTGAAACCTATAAGCCTCACTACGTATATCATGCTGCTGCATATAAGCATGTGCCTTTAATGGAAGATAATCCTGCAGAAGCGATCAAAACAAATGTACTTGGAACCAAAACTATTGCCGATAAATCGGTGAAACATGGTGTCCAGAAATTTGTGATGATTTCTACAGATAAGGCTGTAAATCCCACCAATGTGATGGGTGCCTCTAAAAGAATTGCCGAAATTTATGTACAGTCACTAAATAATTCACTACACAATAATGAACACATCTTTAGTAATGGACTAAGCTATATAAATGACCTTCGGGTAAAGCCAATTACTAAATTTATTACTACAAGATTTGGGAATGTATTGGGATCCAATGGTTCGGTGATTCCAAGGTTTAAACAGCAGATCGAAAAGGGTGGCCCGGTTACGGTAACTCATCCTGAAATTACCCGTTACTTTATGACCATACCGGAGGCTTGTCGTCTAGTTCTCGAAGCAGGTTGTATGGGAAAAGGTGGTGAAATTTTTATATTTGATATGGGGAAATCAGTAAAAATCGTTGAATTGGCAAAGAAGATGATCCGACTTGCTGGATTAGTCCCAAATCAAGATATTAAAATTGCTTATTCAGGTTTACGTCCTGGTGAAAAGCTATTCGAAGAACTTTTAAATGATAACGAAAACACCATGCCGACGCATCATGAAAAAATTATGATTGGAAAGGTGAGGGAATATAATTTTGGTGACGTACAGGATCAATTGGTAGAGCTTTTTAAATATGCATTATCTGATAATGTAACCAAAGTGGTTCAGAAGATGAAAGCCATTGTACCTGAATTTAAAAGTAAAAATTCTATATTCGAAGAATTAGATGTGTACGCTCAGGAAGTACCTGACGAGCATAAATAGATAAAGATCTCCATGAATTCTAAAATAAAACACTGCTTCTGGATAGGAGCCCTCGTTTTTGCATGCTCTACTGCAACGGCTCAAACACCCAATGTTAACATTCCATATTCTTATCAGTTTTATCAGAAACTCAATAAGTCTGTTTACGACATTAATAGCCGTTCTCACTCTTCGATTAAAGGCTTTTATTCGGATGATTCATTATTGGTTCGTCGTTTTGATGGGCTAATGCAAATGGGGACAGATTCTCTGAAC comes from the Pedobacter sp. FW305-3-2-15-E-R2A2 genome and includes:
- a CDS encoding glycosyltransferase family 4 protein; this encodes MLYLILVPLFFIVMILYFRIADHYNIIDHPNERSSHTEVTIRGGGVIFLFAALTGLVIHADFWMLILGLFIIGTISFIDDRITLSGKIRILFHLLAVTLLFLFLGTFDEFSWWISVALYIIVIGIINAYNFMDGINGITGLYSLVVLGGIQYVNYYVIKFIEPDMIWLPMLAAIVFLFFNFRKRAKCFAGDVGSVTVAFWIIFLLLKLIIISGNYLYILFLGVYGVDTVLTIIHRLGLKQNIFDAHRLHFYQILANEQKWSHLLVSTMYASIQLGIIVAIIFLPLNFVSMFLVIILPLVGAYVIIKPRIMTKK
- the rfbA gene encoding glucose-1-phosphate thymidylyltransferase RfbA; the protein is MKGIILAGGSGTRLHPLTLVMSKQMMPVYDKPMIYYPLSTLMLAGINEILIISTPHDLPNFEKLLGDGSTLGCKFTYAVQHEPNGLAQAFVIGEEFIGGDKVALVLGDNIFYGDGMAKLLQSSSNPDGGVVFAYQVSDPERYGVVEFDKDNSVISIEEKPENPKSSFAVPGLYFYDNDVVEIAKNIKPSPRGEYEITDVNKEYLERGKLKVGVLSRGTAWLDTGTFASLMQAGQFVQVIEERQGLKIGCIEEIAYRMGFISAEKLKEIALPLVKSGYGSYLLKQIK
- a CDS encoding nucleoside-diphosphate sugar epimerase/dehydratase; protein product: MFARLEIVSRWIIFTIDVCLCIVALVLAKVLKNNFIIANIDPLTLYKSIVISVVINALVFYNVKTFAGIVRYTSAQDSFRILFSVVLSCLVLFFTNALFIISGAGAFVSNVSIIIYSLISFLFLITYRIVVKYFFMYLKNSKLDKLRVIIYGAGEAGVATKRTFDHDAKVNKTIIAFVDDDLRKVGKTIDGVKILDAAQLETLIIQHEVEEIIFASYTIPSDRKNQVVDVCLENDVKILNIPSPEVWARGQVTTAQIQNLNIEDLLNRKTIQIDINGIQEQLKDKRILITGAAGSIGSEIVRQLLKFETGLIILCDQSETALHNIYLELEETHVNTNFHAFIGDVKDEKRMEFLFETYKPHYVYHAAAYKHVPLMEDNPAEAIKTNVLGTKTIADKSVKHGVQKFVMISTDKAVNPTNVMGASKRIAEIYVQSLNNSLHNNEHIFSNGLSYINDLRVKPITKFITTRFGNVLGSNGSVIPRFKQQIEKGGPVTVTHPEITRYFMTIPEACRLVLEAGCMGKGGEIFIFDMGKSVKIVELAKKMIRLAGLVPNQDIKIAYSGLRPGEKLFEELLNDNENTMPTHHEKIMIGKVREYNFGDVQDQLVELFKYALSDNVTKVVQKMKAIVPEFKSKNSIFEELDVYAQEVPDEHK